A window of the Microbacterium sp. LWH13-1.2 genome harbors these coding sequences:
- a CDS encoding DNA-formamidopyrimidine glycosylase family protein — protein MPEGHSVHRIARQFQRNFVGKAMSASSPQGRFAEGAALLDGREALSVQAVGKQMFLEAEGDLWLRVHLGLYGAWDFAGEILVDPTIASANGRMGQTNQRGTVVDEEILDDAGENSLASIGAPRRTRVHVRMSEQTKGLADEGLEWPPPVVGQVRLRLMTDITAADLRGPTACVLQTPEEMLASVAKLGPDPLVGDPAQNEERFVQAVRKKQTVIALLLMDQAVVSGIGNVYRAEMLFRQRLYPHTPGRDVPEDVVRALWHDWVNLLAIGVETGQMMTMDDLSPDQYRAAMASRDDRHWVYHRAGLPCRVCGTEIALEEIGARKLYWCPRCQA, from the coding sequence ATGCCCGAGGGGCATTCGGTCCACCGCATCGCGCGCCAGTTCCAGCGCAACTTCGTCGGCAAGGCGATGAGCGCATCGAGCCCTCAGGGACGCTTCGCCGAAGGTGCGGCCCTGCTCGACGGACGTGAGGCGCTCAGCGTCCAGGCCGTCGGCAAGCAGATGTTCCTCGAGGCGGAGGGCGACCTCTGGCTGCGTGTGCATCTCGGGCTGTATGGGGCGTGGGACTTCGCCGGGGAGATCCTGGTCGACCCCACCATCGCGTCCGCGAACGGGCGCATGGGACAGACCAACCAGCGGGGCACCGTCGTCGACGAGGAGATCCTCGACGACGCCGGTGAGAACTCTCTCGCATCGATCGGCGCGCCACGGCGCACCCGAGTGCACGTGCGAATGTCCGAGCAGACGAAAGGTCTCGCCGACGAGGGGCTGGAATGGCCGCCTCCCGTCGTGGGTCAGGTGCGGCTGCGCCTGATGACCGACATCACGGCCGCCGACCTGCGCGGGCCGACCGCGTGCGTGCTGCAGACTCCGGAGGAGATGCTCGCCAGTGTCGCCAAGCTGGGTCCGGATCCCCTCGTGGGCGATCCCGCGCAGAATGAGGAGCGTTTCGTTCAGGCCGTGCGCAAGAAGCAGACCGTGATCGCGCTGCTGCTCATGGACCAGGCCGTGGTGAGCGGCATCGGCAACGTGTACCGCGCCGAGATGCTCTTCCGTCAGCGGCTGTACCCCCACACGCCGGGGCGCGATGTACCGGAGGACGTCGTGCGCGCGCTGTGGCACGACTGGGTGAACCTGCTCGCGATCGGAGTCGAGACCGGGCAGATGATGACCATGGACGATCTCTCGCCCGATCAGTATCGCGCGGCGATGGCGAGCCGCGATGACCGTCATTGGGTCTATCACCGGGCAGGTCTCCCGTGCCGTGTCTGCGGCACGGAGATCGCCCTCGAGGAGATCGGTGCGCGCAAGCTGTACTGGTGTCCGCGCTGCCAGGCGTGA
- a CDS encoding globin produces the protein MTFYDEVGGRETFAKIVSVFYREVALDPVLKPMYPEEDLGPAEERLLMFLEQYWGGPTTYGETRGHPRLRMRHMPFHVDTDARDRWLRHMRTAVDEAQLSPLHESTLWDYLERAAYAMVNTFEPSGIGTSAAGRPTLETRSRQESTEST, from the coding sequence GTGACCTTCTACGACGAGGTCGGCGGTCGCGAGACGTTCGCGAAGATCGTGTCGGTGTTCTACCGCGAGGTGGCCCTCGACCCGGTCCTGAAGCCGATGTATCCCGAGGAGGACCTCGGCCCTGCCGAAGAGCGCCTCCTGATGTTCCTCGAGCAGTACTGGGGCGGCCCGACGACCTACGGCGAGACGCGCGGCCATCCTCGTCTGCGGATGCGCCATATGCCGTTCCACGTCGATACCGACGCCCGCGATCGGTGGCTTCGTCACATGCGGACCGCTGTGGACGAGGCGCAGTTGTCGCCGCTCCACGAATCCACTCTGTGGGACTATCTCGAGCGCGCCGCGTATGCCATGGTGAACACATTCGAGCCGTCAGGCATCGGCACCTCCGCAGCCGGGCGCCCCACGCTCGAGACGCGATCACGTCAGGAATCAACGGAGAGCACATGA
- a CDS encoding mechanosensitive ion channel domain-containing protein, whose amino-acid sequence MMQPFEIDPDTVPTELPKWWADTLTVLGVVGGKALQVALIIAACVVIALVLRVVIRRVVHRIVDSAKNKAAVDDTQALERSPLADMRLVQRTRTLGTILQNIVNVMLVVIAVVLIVNVLDNTLLGSLTLLTAAVGAGLGFGAQNIVKDVLNGMFIVAEDQIGIGDVVDLGLASGVVEYVSVRITQVRDVNGTLWYVRNGEVTRIGNMSQGWARAIIDLGVPVDSDLENVEKIMLDTALSLSKDPKWRTRIIEKPELWGLESIDGDALVVRLVIKARANAKDDVAQELRKRLRAALLENEISFPSMTTVIPTGLDGARRVRGANPPKTRPNAVTGVPVIPDRGIWRRKKTNDDGSPQK is encoded by the coding sequence ATGATGCAGCCATTCGAAATAGACCCCGATACCGTACCCACAGAGCTCCCCAAATGGTGGGCTGACACATTGACCGTGCTCGGGGTCGTCGGCGGGAAGGCGCTCCAGGTCGCGCTCATCATCGCGGCGTGTGTCGTGATCGCGCTCGTCCTGCGTGTGGTCATCAGACGAGTCGTGCACCGCATCGTCGACAGCGCCAAGAACAAGGCCGCCGTCGACGACACACAGGCTCTCGAACGCTCGCCTCTGGCCGACATGCGTCTGGTGCAGCGCACGCGAACCCTCGGGACGATCCTGCAGAACATCGTCAACGTGATGCTCGTCGTGATCGCCGTGGTGCTGATCGTCAACGTTCTCGACAACACCCTCCTCGGTTCCCTCACACTGCTGACGGCAGCAGTCGGCGCCGGCCTCGGTTTCGGTGCGCAGAACATCGTCAAGGACGTCCTCAACGGCATGTTCATCGTCGCGGAGGATCAGATCGGCATCGGCGACGTCGTCGATCTCGGCCTCGCCTCTGGTGTGGTCGAGTACGTCAGCGTGCGCATCACCCAGGTCCGCGACGTCAACGGCACGCTCTGGTACGTGCGCAACGGCGAGGTGACCCGCATCGGCAACATGTCGCAGGGCTGGGCGCGTGCGATCATCGATCTCGGCGTCCCGGTGGATTCCGATCTCGAGAACGTCGAGAAGATCATGCTCGACACCGCACTGAGCCTCTCGAAGGACCCGAAGTGGCGCACGCGCATCATCGAGAAGCCGGAGCTGTGGGGCCTCGAGTCGATCGACGGCGACGCCCTGGTCGTCCGACTCGTCATCAAGGCGCGAGCCAACGCGAAGGATGACGTCGCGCAGGAGCTGCGCAAGCGTCTGCGCGCGGCCCTCCTCGAGAACGAGATCTCCTTCCCGAGCATGACCACCGTGATCCCCACCGGGCTCGACGGCGCTCGTCGCGTGCGCGGCGCGAACCCGCCCAAGACGCGTCCGAATGCCGTCACGGGCGTGCCGGTCATCCCGGACCGCGGAATCTGGCGGCGCAAGAAGACCAACGACGACGGGAGCCCCCAGAAGTGA
- a CDS encoding amidohydrolase family protein → MRIAGPGREFLVDDEPVDIFIESGRISDIAPAGVIAPRGEVLDGHGAWAVPGLWDNHVHTVQWALATERVALGGAASAAEAAAIMSASAPLPDGRKVGSGFRDAMWADVPTLALLDAATGSIPTYLINADVHSTWLNSAALSLEGFTSSDGMLREQDAFEISRRLNAVDPDRGDVAVRAAGERAASRGVTGLVDFDMGWNADAWPRRVAAGFASHRVEFAVYPFDLTRAIAAGLRTGELHEESDAPTAGRGLVHVGPLKIISDGSLGTRTAACSHSYPGDPENFGALTVPPAELTEMLTVATGAGLSVAVHAIGDRAVTGALDAFTVSGAVGTIEHAQLVRHADLARFSRLGVIASVQPQHALDDRDLVGKHWAGQTSIGYPLAALCDAGVELRFGSDAPVAPLDPWQAIAAAVTRTDDDRDPWHPEERLTREQALQASVRTALRPGEVADIALCGFDPLTSSGSDLRGMPIVATMVAGRVTHGA, encoded by the coding sequence GTGCGGATCGCCGGCCCCGGTCGAGAGTTCCTGGTCGACGACGAACCGGTCGACATCTTCATAGAGAGCGGCCGCATCAGTGACATCGCTCCCGCCGGCGTGATCGCCCCACGGGGAGAGGTGCTCGACGGGCACGGAGCCTGGGCGGTGCCTGGCCTGTGGGACAACCACGTGCACACCGTGCAGTGGGCCCTCGCGACCGAGCGCGTCGCTCTGGGCGGAGCGGCGTCGGCGGCGGAGGCAGCGGCGATCATGTCGGCATCCGCGCCGTTGCCGGACGGCCGCAAGGTCGGCAGCGGATTCCGAGACGCGATGTGGGCGGACGTGCCGACGCTCGCCCTCCTCGACGCGGCAACCGGATCGATACCGACGTATCTGATCAACGCCGACGTGCACAGCACATGGCTCAATTCCGCCGCGCTCTCACTCGAAGGGTTCACGAGCTCGGACGGAATGCTGCGCGAGCAGGATGCATTCGAGATCTCGCGCAGGCTCAACGCGGTCGACCCCGATCGTGGCGACGTCGCTGTGCGGGCTGCAGGGGAGCGGGCAGCTTCCCGAGGCGTCACCGGCCTGGTCGACTTCGACATGGGCTGGAATGCCGATGCCTGGCCCCGGCGGGTGGCGGCAGGCTTCGCCTCTCATCGCGTCGAGTTCGCCGTCTACCCGTTCGACCTGACCCGCGCCATCGCGGCGGGTCTGCGGACCGGAGAACTTCACGAGGAGTCTGACGCACCGACGGCCGGACGCGGTTTGGTGCACGTCGGGCCGCTGAAGATCATCAGCGACGGATCGCTGGGAACGCGGACCGCGGCGTGCTCGCACTCCTACCCGGGCGACCCCGAGAACTTCGGCGCGCTCACGGTGCCGCCTGCAGAACTCACCGAGATGCTCACCGTCGCCACGGGTGCCGGTCTCTCGGTCGCCGTCCACGCGATCGGGGATCGTGCGGTGACAGGCGCTCTCGATGCCTTCACCGTGTCGGGCGCCGTGGGAACGATCGAACATGCCCAGCTCGTCAGGCACGCGGATCTCGCCCGGTTCAGTCGGCTCGGTGTGATCGCCAGCGTCCAGCCGCAGCATGCGCTCGACGACCGCGACCTCGTCGGGAAGCACTGGGCGGGGCAGACATCCATCGGATACCCGTTGGCGGCCCTGTGCGACGCGGGGGTGGAGCTGAGGTTCGGTTCCGATGCCCCCGTCGCGCCCCTCGATCCGTGGCAGGCGATCGCCGCCGCCGTCACGCGCACGGATGACGACCGTGATCCGTGGCATCCCGAAGAGAGGCTGACACGGGAGCAGGCACTCCAGGCGAGTGTCCGCACAGCTCTGCGGCCGGGGGAAGTCGCTGACATCGCGCTGTGCGGTTTCGACCCATTGACCTCGTCGGGGAGCGACCTGCGGGGTATGCCGATCGTCGCGACGATGGTCGCCGGTCGCGTCACACACGGCGCCTGA
- the pepN gene encoding aminopeptidase N → MPGENLTRIEAQERRDVVDTQSYEVSLDLTKGAEVFGSRSVVRFTATPESFTFIDLIAREVREISLNGEQLDPDEVFADSRIALSGLQAENVLVVDADCEYTNTGEGLHRFVDPVDGEVYLYSQFEVPDSRRVFAVFEQPDLKATFQFTVTAPASWKVVSNSPTPEPIVHDDDTVATWGFEPTPRISSYITALVAGPYESTFSELTSASGRVIPLGVYGRKSLWQHLDADYIFDKTREGFAYYESKFDVPYPFAKYDQLFVPEFNAGAMENAGAVTFTETYVFRSKVTDAVKERRVVTILHELAHMWFGDLVTMKWWNDLWLNESFAEWASTIATAEATEWTEAWTTFNAMEKTWAYRQDQLPSTHPITAVINDLEDVQVNFDGITYAKGGSVLKQLAAWVGIEEFFAGVSQYFKKHSWGNTELSDLLVELEATSGRDLSTWSKKWLETAGVNTLEPVIAEDSDGTISRFAVTQTAPADYPTIRPHRLGIGFYTLTDGALVRTHYAEVDVDGDRTEVPELHGIKRPDLVLLNDNDLAYAKIRLDERSLATAIAHLADISDPLARSLVWGAAWDQTRDAETAATDYIDLVLGNIGRESESTTVRTTLAQLRTAATLYVTPETRLAARQKVADGLWALAESAESGSDSQLQFVTAFANALVTPEHAGIIGRLRSGEETLPGLEIDADLSWQLLVGLATIGATDAASIDAALSADNTAKGGEFAAQARAALPDAASKKAAWASLIERDDAPNTIVRSAALGFVHPAGAESLRAFVPAYFDMLIPIWESRTYQIAQYLIVGLFPTAIADVELRDSTRAWLSAHQDAAPALRRLVLENLADVERALAAQSRDAED, encoded by the coding sequence GTGCCTGGAGAGAATCTCACCCGCATCGAAGCGCAGGAGCGCCGCGACGTCGTCGACACCCAGTCGTACGAGGTCTCGCTCGACCTGACGAAGGGTGCCGAGGTCTTCGGCTCCCGCAGCGTCGTGCGCTTCACCGCGACGCCGGAGAGCTTCACCTTCATCGATCTGATCGCCCGCGAGGTCCGCGAGATCTCGCTGAACGGCGAGCAGCTCGATCCCGACGAGGTCTTCGCCGACTCGCGCATCGCCCTGTCCGGCCTGCAGGCGGAGAACGTCCTCGTGGTCGACGCCGACTGCGAGTACACGAACACCGGAGAGGGCCTGCACCGGTTCGTCGACCCGGTCGACGGCGAGGTCTACCTCTACTCGCAGTTCGAGGTTCCCGACTCGCGTCGCGTCTTCGCAGTGTTCGAGCAGCCCGACCTCAAGGCCACGTTCCAGTTCACGGTGACGGCACCGGCATCCTGGAAGGTCGTCTCGAACTCCCCCACCCCGGAACCGATCGTGCACGACGACGACACGGTCGCCACATGGGGTTTCGAGCCCACTCCGCGCATCTCCTCGTACATCACGGCGCTCGTCGCAGGTCCCTACGAGTCCACGTTCTCGGAGCTCACCAGCGCGTCCGGCCGCGTGATCCCCCTTGGCGTCTACGGTCGCAAGAGCCTGTGGCAGCACCTCGATGCCGACTACATCTTCGACAAGACCCGTGAGGGCTTCGCCTATTACGAGTCCAAGTTCGACGTTCCCTACCCGTTCGCCAAGTACGATCAGCTCTTCGTCCCCGAGTTCAACGCCGGCGCGATGGAGAACGCGGGCGCCGTGACCTTCACCGAGACGTACGTGTTCCGCAGCAAGGTGACCGACGCCGTCAAGGAGCGTCGCGTCGTCACGATCCTGCACGAGCTCGCCCACATGTGGTTCGGCGACCTGGTCACGATGAAGTGGTGGAACGACCTCTGGCTGAACGAGTCTTTCGCCGAGTGGGCGTCCACGATCGCCACCGCCGAGGCCACCGAGTGGACCGAGGCGTGGACGACGTTCAACGCGATGGAGAAGACCTGGGCGTACCGCCAGGATCAGCTGCCGTCGACGCACCCGATCACCGCGGTGATCAACGACCTCGAGGACGTGCAGGTCAACTTCGACGGCATCACCTACGCGAAGGGCGGCTCGGTGCTCAAGCAGCTCGCCGCATGGGTGGGCATCGAGGAGTTCTTCGCAGGTGTCTCGCAGTACTTCAAGAAGCACTCCTGGGGCAACACCGAGCTCAGCGACCTGCTCGTCGAGCTCGAAGCGACCAGCGGCCGCGACCTCAGCACCTGGTCGAAGAAGTGGCTCGAGACCGCAGGCGTCAACACGCTGGAGCCGGTCATCGCTGAAGACTCCGACGGCACGATCTCGCGCTTCGCCGTCACCCAGACCGCACCGGCCGACTACCCGACGATCCGTCCGCACCGCCTCGGCATCGGCTTCTACACCCTGACCGACGGCGCCCTGGTGCGCACCCACTACGCCGAGGTCGACGTCGACGGCGACCGCACCGAGGTCCCCGAGCTGCACGGGATCAAGCGCCCCGACCTCGTGCTCCTCAACGACAACGACCTCGCCTACGCCAAGATCCGCCTCGACGAGCGCTCACTCGCCACCGCGATCGCCCACCTCGCCGACATCAGCGACCCCCTCGCCCGCTCCCTTGTCTGGGGCGCCGCCTGGGATCAGACCCGCGACGCCGAGACCGCCGCAACCGACTACATCGATCTCGTGCTCGGCAACATCGGTCGTGAGTCCGAGTCGACCACGGTGCGCACGACGCTCGCTCAGCTCCGCACGGCCGCGACCCTCTACGTCACGCCCGAGACGCGTCTCGCGGCGCGTCAGAAGGTCGCGGACGGTCTCTGGGCACTCGCCGAGTCCGCCGAGTCAGGCAGCGACAGCCAGCTGCAGTTCGTCACGGCCTTCGCGAACGCGCTGGTCACCCCCGAGCACGCCGGCATCATCGGTCGACTGCGGTCGGGTGAGGAGACCCTCCCCGGGCTCGAGATCGACGCTGACCTCAGCTGGCAGCTCCTCGTCGGCCTCGCCACCATCGGCGCCACCGACGCTGCGTCCATCGACGCGGCGCTCTCGGCTGACAACACCGCGAAGGGCGGCGAGTTCGCTGCTCAGGCCCGCGCGGCCCTGCCGGATGCCGCATCGAAGAAGGCCGCCTGGGCGTCGCTGATCGAGCGCGATGACGCTCCGAACACGATCGTGCGTTCGGCGGCCCTCGGATTCGTGCACCCCGCAGGCGCCGAGTCGCTGCGCGCATTCGTCCCCGCGTACTTCGACATGCTGATCCCGATCTGGGAGTCCCGCACGTACCAGATCGCCCAGTACTTGATCGTGGGCCTTTTCCCGACCGCGATCGCCGACGTCGAGCTCCGCGACTCCACGCGAGCGTGGCTCTCGGCCCACCAGGATGCCGCCCCCGCGCTGCGTCGCCTCGTGCTCGAGAACCTCGCCGACGTCGAGCGTGCTCTCGCGGCGCAGTCTCGCGACGCGGAGGACTGA
- a CDS encoding ferrochelatase, whose translation MTAIEPNTVLFASAAAASGAPYITTPVAYDGILLAGFGGPEGQDDVIPFLRNVTRGRGIPDERLEEVAHHYRHFGGVSPINGQNRILKEALEGELARRGIDLPVYWGNRNWSPYLEEVVTEAAADGKTTLLAFATSAYSSFSSCRQYREDFARVLADTNLGDTVTIDKIRPFYDHPGFVESFETGVREAVEAFLGQGIAPAEIQILFSTHSIPTADAERSGARDIDWGAGGAYAAQHLAVAAWVMDRVRASIPEAADVAWELVYQSRSGPASQPWLEPDVCDVIGELPERGRKAVAVVPVGFMSDHMEVLWDLDTEAAEAAEEAGLAFTRTPTPGVAPSFVSGIVDLIVERLEGRPNEERPHVTALPGAFDVCRPGCCENVRAGFKPAASGVAP comes from the coding sequence GTGACCGCGATCGAGCCGAACACCGTCCTCTTTGCCTCTGCTGCCGCCGCTTCCGGTGCGCCTTACATCACGACGCCCGTCGCCTATGACGGCATCCTCCTCGCCGGATTCGGAGGACCGGAGGGGCAGGACGACGTGATCCCCTTCCTCCGCAACGTGACGAGAGGTCGGGGAATCCCCGACGAGCGTCTCGAGGAGGTCGCGCACCACTACCGTCACTTCGGGGGAGTGAGTCCGATCAACGGCCAGAACCGCATCCTCAAGGAAGCGCTCGAAGGGGAGCTCGCACGCCGCGGCATCGACCTGCCGGTGTACTGGGGCAATCGCAACTGGAGTCCCTACCTCGAAGAGGTCGTGACGGAAGCCGCGGCCGACGGCAAGACGACGCTCCTCGCCTTCGCCACCAGCGCCTACAGCTCGTTCTCGAGCTGTCGCCAGTACCGGGAGGACTTCGCGCGCGTCCTGGCGGACACGAACCTCGGCGATACCGTGACGATCGACAAGATCCGTCCCTTCTACGACCATCCCGGCTTCGTGGAGTCGTTCGAGACCGGTGTTCGCGAGGCGGTCGAGGCTTTCCTCGGTCAGGGCATCGCTCCCGCCGAGATCCAGATCCTGTTCTCCACTCACAGCATTCCGACTGCGGATGCGGAGCGCTCCGGCGCTCGGGACATCGATTGGGGAGCGGGAGGCGCATACGCCGCCCAGCATCTCGCCGTCGCCGCCTGGGTCATGGATCGGGTGCGCGCGAGCATCCCCGAAGCCGCGGACGTCGCGTGGGAGCTCGTGTACCAGTCCCGCTCCGGCCCGGCGTCGCAGCCGTGGCTCGAGCCCGATGTCTGCGACGTGATCGGCGAGCTGCCCGAGCGTGGCCGCAAGGCCGTCGCCGTGGTTCCCGTCGGATTCATGAGCGATCACATGGAGGTTCTCTGGGACCTCGACACCGAGGCCGCCGAGGCTGCGGAAGAGGCGGGGCTCGCGTTCACGCGGACGCCGACCCCGGGCGTCGCCCCGTCGTTCGTGTCCGGCATCGTCGATCTGATCGTCGAGCGTCTCGAGGGCCGGCCGAACGAGGAGCGACCGCACGTCACCGCGCTGCCCGGCGCCTTCGACGTGTGCCGCCCCGGTTGCTGCGAGAACGTGCGAGCGGGGTTCAAGCCTGCTGCGTCCGGTGTCGCCCCGTGA
- a CDS encoding FAD-binding dehydrogenase, which yields MTNTPLSADVLVIGWGLAGLVAAGEALDAGRRVILIDQEPRTNLGGQAWWSFGGLFFIDSPEQRRMGIRDSLALATQDWFGTAAFDRPEDDWPRRWAEAYLQFAAGEKRAWLRERGVSFFPVVGWAERGGYGALGPGNSVPRFHITWGTGPGVVAPFVAAVEQGEREGRVTILPRHRVTELIMTDGAVTGARGTVLESTPAARGVESSRAVIGDFEISAGATIVSSGGIGGNHDLVRAAWPTSLGIPPEQMLTGVPAYVDGSMHAVSAAAGARLINGDRMWHYVEGIKNWDPVWPSHGIRILPGPSSLWLDATGKRLPVPLFPGFDTLGTLAHLRTTGHDHSWFVTSRQIIEKEFALSGSEQNPDLTGKDVALLLKSRLAKGPTGPVQAFLDEGEDFIVENDLESLLEQMSRHPGGESLDIDHVRREVVARDREMDNEFTKDAQIGMLRSMRGYRGDKLIRTAAPHRLQDPAAGPLVAVKLHVLTRKSLGGINTDLDGRALGADGEPISGLFAAGEASGFGGGGVHGYRALEGTFLGGCLFSGRQAGRAAAR from the coding sequence ATGACGAACACGCCCCTGTCTGCAGACGTCCTGGTCATCGGATGGGGGCTCGCCGGGCTCGTCGCCGCCGGTGAGGCGCTCGATGCCGGGCGTCGTGTGATCCTGATCGATCAAGAGCCGCGCACGAACCTCGGCGGCCAGGCGTGGTGGTCGTTCGGCGGCCTGTTCTTCATCGATTCACCCGAGCAGCGTCGCATGGGCATCCGCGACTCGCTCGCGCTCGCCACGCAGGATTGGTTCGGCACCGCGGCCTTCGACCGCCCCGAAGACGATTGGCCGCGACGGTGGGCCGAGGCGTATCTGCAGTTCGCAGCCGGCGAGAAGCGCGCCTGGCTGCGCGAACGGGGCGTCAGCTTCTTCCCGGTGGTCGGCTGGGCCGAACGCGGCGGATACGGCGCTCTGGGGCCCGGGAACTCCGTTCCCCGCTTCCACATCACCTGGGGCACGGGACCAGGAGTCGTCGCCCCGTTCGTCGCCGCCGTCGAGCAGGGCGAGCGCGAGGGCCGTGTCACGATCCTCCCCCGCCACCGGGTGACCGAACTCATCATGACGGATGGGGCCGTGACCGGTGCGCGCGGGACCGTCCTCGAATCCACCCCGGCGGCTCGGGGCGTCGAGTCCTCTCGCGCGGTCATCGGCGATTTCGAGATCAGCGCGGGTGCGACGATCGTGTCATCCGGCGGAATCGGCGGTAACCACGACCTCGTACGTGCGGCCTGGCCGACGAGTCTGGGCATCCCGCCCGAGCAGATGCTGACGGGGGTGCCCGCCTATGTCGACGGATCCATGCACGCCGTCTCTGCGGCCGCCGGAGCCCGTCTCATAAATGGCGACCGCATGTGGCACTACGTCGAGGGCATCAAGAACTGGGATCCGGTATGGCCGTCCCACGGCATCCGGATCCTCCCCGGGCCGTCCTCTCTGTGGCTCGATGCGACGGGAAAGCGGCTGCCTGTCCCGCTGTTCCCCGGGTTCGACACGCTGGGCACACTGGCCCACCTGCGCACGACGGGGCACGATCATTCGTGGTTCGTGACATCCCGCCAGATCATCGAGAAGGAGTTCGCGCTCTCGGGCAGCGAGCAGAATCCCGACCTGACGGGCAAGGACGTCGCGCTGCTGCTCAAGTCGCGACTCGCCAAGGGACCGACGGGGCCGGTGCAGGCGTTCCTCGACGAGGGCGAAGACTTCATCGTCGAGAACGACCTCGAGTCACTGCTGGAGCAGATGAGCCGACACCCGGGCGGAGAGTCGCTCGACATCGATCACGTCCGCCGTGAGGTCGTGGCTCGCGACAGGGAGATGGACAACGAGTTCACCAAGGACGCGCAGATCGGGATGCTGCGCTCGATGCGCGGTTACCGGGGCGACAAGCTGATCCGCACCGCCGCGCCGCACCGGCTGCAGGATCCGGCCGCAGGCCCTCTCGTCGCCGTCAAGCTGCACGTCCTCACGAGGAAGTCCCTCGGCGGGATCAACACCGATCTCGACGGGCGTGCGCTCGGCGCCGACGGTGAGCCCATCTCCGGGCTCTTCGCCGCTGGTGAGGCGAGCGGCTTCGGAGGCGGCGGCGTCCACGGGTATCGAGCGCTCGAGGGCACGTTCCTCGGCGGATGCCTGTTCTCGGGTCGGCAGGCCGGCCGCGCCGCAGCGCGCTGA
- a CDS encoding ribose-5-phosphate isomerase → MRIHIATDHAGLDFSTQLQDHLRGAGHEVVDHGPVEYDAVDDYPAFCIRAAQAVVADQASGIETLGVVFGGSGNGEQIAANKVEGVRAALVWNTSTAELAREHNDANVISIGARQHTFDEVTSFIDTFISTPFSHDERHVRRISQIADFERDGSLLPDPRA, encoded by the coding sequence ATGCGCATCCATATCGCCACCGATCACGCCGGTCTCGACTTCTCCACCCAGCTGCAGGACCACCTGCGCGGCGCCGGTCATGAGGTCGTGGATCACGGGCCGGTGGAATACGACGCCGTCGACGACTACCCCGCCTTCTGCATCCGCGCGGCGCAGGCTGTGGTCGCCGATCAGGCGTCCGGGATCGAGACGCTCGGCGTCGTCTTCGGAGGGTCGGGCAATGGCGAGCAGATCGCTGCGAACAAAGTCGAGGGCGTCCGAGCCGCTCTGGTGTGGAACACCTCGACGGCGGAACTCGCCCGCGAGCACAACGATGCCAACGTGATCTCGATCGGGGCGCGTCAGCACACGTTCGACGAGGTCACCTCGTTCATCGACACCTTCATCTCGACGCCGTTCTCACACGACGAGCGCCACGTCCGCCGCATCAGTCAGATCGCGGACTTCGAGCGAGACGGCTCCCTCCTTCCGGACCCGCGAGCCTGA
- a CDS encoding FMN-binding negative transcriptional regulator, whose protein sequence is MRQNPSFTLADVAEIRRVIDANPWTTIVSNGPDGLVSSHYVALLDDDRDDLTIVGHVGRPDDLIHGMGERELLVVFQGPHGYISPGWYGDVQAVPTWNYTAVHLAGVPEILTDEENLAVLDRLVDRFEGRMPEPRGMWERPNDPAFVSRLAAGTVGFRLTPTRVVAKRKLSQNKPAETVETVIAALEGDGPFAQPELAAEMRRAQAARAGGSR, encoded by the coding sequence ATGCGTCAGAACCCCAGCTTCACGCTCGCGGATGTCGCCGAGATCCGGCGGGTCATCGATGCGAACCCATGGACGACGATCGTGAGCAACGGTCCGGATGGACTCGTGTCGTCGCACTACGTGGCTCTGCTCGACGATGATCGCGACGACCTGACGATCGTCGGACATGTCGGCCGGCCGGACGACCTGATCCACGGGATGGGGGAGCGAGAGCTCCTGGTCGTCTTCCAGGGGCCGCACGGTTATATCTCGCCGGGCTGGTACGGCGACGTCCAGGCCGTGCCGACCTGGAACTACACCGCGGTGCATCTGGCCGGAGTCCCCGAGATCCTCACGGACGAGGAGAACCTCGCAGTGCTCGATCGACTCGTCGACCGGTTCGAGGGTCGGATGCCCGAGCCCCGCGGCATGTGGGAACGTCCGAACGACCCGGCTTTCGTCTCACGACTCGCTGCGGGGACGGTCGGTTTCCGGCTCACCCCGACCCGCGTGGTCGCGAAGCGCAAGCTCAGCCAGAACAAGCCGGCAGAGACCGTCGAGACCGTGATCGCGGCGCTCGAGGGTGACGGCCCGTTCGCACAGCCCGAACTCGCCGCTGAGATGAGGCGTGCCCAGGCAGCCCGTGCAGGAGGAAGCAGGTGA